The sequence below is a genomic window from Marinitoga hydrogenitolerans DSM 16785.
AATTCGTATTCCTTACGAAAGTAAGGGGTACGAATTTTTTTCTATTCCTTTCTCTATTCTTTTTTCAATCCCTTTTTATAGTTTTCTTTTAACAACTCATCAATAGCTTATACAAAGTTTTCAAACATGTGAAATTCCTCCTCATCTCTTTCAATATTTATTTCAAACTTTTTAATTCCATATCTTTTTCATATTCTGGTTAGTGTGTCCAATTAGTAAAGCAAGCGAAAACTCGCAGATTGTCCGAAAAAATAGAGAATGAAGCCGGTCAATTTTGCATGGATGCAAAATTGAGTGAAGCCGAACACGGATGTGAGTCTGATACGACCGGCGAGAATGAGCTATTTTTGAGGATTAACAATCAAGGTTTGAGCGACTTTACTTTTTTGGACATCGTAATATTCTGGTGTAGCGAAAAAGAAAGTGAAAATAATTGGAAAATTATCTGCAAATGAAGTTACCGAAATGTGATATAATTCAAGTATAGAGGTAAATATTTGCTCTGTAAATATTTAAAGAGTTCTAAAAAATTAAAAACTTAAAAAGTATTAAATGAATTTTTGCATACAATAAGAGCAATGTATCATATGAGAGGTGAAACTATGAAAATAATAAGAGAATCACCGTACATATGGAGAATAAAAAAATATGATAATATGAAAGTAGACGCTATAATTTTTACAGACTCAAAAACTATAAACAATTCAGAATATCAAGAGGCAATTAACCAATTGATAAATGTAGCAACTTTACCTGGGATTGTAAAAGCTGCATATGCTATGCCAGATATACATTGGGGGTATGGATTTCCAATAGGTGGAGTAGCAGCGTTTGACAAAGATGAAGGAATAATATCTCCTGGTGGAGTGGGATTTGACATTAACTGTGGTGTTAGAGTGATGATTACTCCATTAAATTATAAAGATATAGATATTGATATTGATAAATTAATAAAAGAAATATATAATGAAATACCAGTAGGGATTGGATCCAGAACAAAATTTAAATTTTCTGTGAAAGAAATGAAGAATATTATAGAAAATGGTGCATATTGGGCAGTCAGCAATAATTATGGAATATCAGAAGATTTGAATAATATAGAAGATAGCGGTAAAATTATATACGCGGATTCTAAAAAAATTAGTTCAGAAGCTATAAAAAGAGGATCCAATGAATTAGGAACATTAGGTTCAGGAAATCACTTTATTGAAATCCAAAAAGTGGAAAAAATATATGATAAAGAAAAAGCTAAGGAATGGGGATTGTTCGAAAACCAAATAGTTTACACAGTTCATTCTGGCTCAAGAGGATTAGGACATCAAGTGGCCACAGATTATATTAAAATATTCAGAGACAATTTAAAAGAGTGGAATAAAAAAATTCCGGATAAACAATTAATCAATGCTCCTTTTAATAGTCAATATGGTCAGGATTATTTTTTTGCGATGAATGGTGCAGCTAATTTTGCTTTTGCAAACAGACAGGTTATGGGGCATCAAATAAGAAAAATCTTTAAAAAAATATATAATGTTAATGTAAAATTATTATATGATATTACACACAACATTGCTAAATTAGAAAAACATAATATTAATGGAAAAGAAATGGATTTAATTGTTCACAGAAAAGGCGCAACAAGAGCATATGAAAATCAACCAGTGCTTATTCCTGGTGACATGGGGACATCCTCATATATTCTTATAGGAACAGCTAAATCAATGAAATTAGCATTTGGCTCATCAGCACATGGAGCAGGAAGAGTTTTAGGTAGAAGGCAAGCAAAAAGAAGATTAAACTCATCTGCTGTTATAAATGAATTAAAAGAAAAAAATATACATCTAATAGCTAAATCTAAATCAACAATTGTAGAAGAAGCTCCAGAAGTTTATAAAAATATAGAAGACATTGTAAATATCATCGAAAAGATAGGAATATCCAAAAAAATAGCAAAGTTAACTCCCGTTGGTGTTGTAAAGGGTTAATAAAAATTAAAAGGTATATTCAAGTTAAATATTTAAAACCGTAATGATTTATTTCTATAATTTAAATAAGAGAAATATCAACGGGGGTAATAATATGTTTGCAAAATATGAATGTATAGCTTGTGTAATTGAACAGATAAAAAGTATTATAAACAAAAATTTTAAAGATTACGAAGAAAAAGAAAAATTTGAAATTATGAATAAAATATCTTTAGAAATGCTAAAATATTCTACCTATGGAAAAAAACCTATAGAAATGGCCAGGATAATATATGATAATTTAAGCGAATATACAGGAACTACAGATTATTTTAAAGAAGAAAAAAAGCAATCAAATGAAACATTTTTAGAGGTATTTGATGAAATGTATATATTCTTAAAGGATTCAGAAGATCCGCTAAAAAATGCAGCAAAACTTTCCGCTTTAGGAAATGTTATAGATTATGGAGTAAAAAATTCTTTTGGAGAATTAGAGTGGGAATTAGAAAATATACTTAAAACAAAAGATTTTGTTTTAGACGATTTTGAAAGTTTTAATGAAACATTAGAAAATGCTAAGATATTATTATATATACACGATAATGCGGGAGAAATAGTTTTAGATAAATTGTTTATAAAGATTATTAAAGAAAAATATCCCTATTTATATGTAATTTCAGCAGTAAGAGGTGCACCGGTAATAAATGACGTTACACTTGAAGATGCAAAAGAGATTGGTTTAGATGAAGTATCATCTGAAATAATATCATCAGGTAGTAAAATACCCGGAACATTGCTAAGCGATGTTAATCAAGAATTTATGATTGCCTACAAACAAGCGGATGTTATAATTTCAAAAGGACAGGGTAATTT
It includes:
- a CDS encoding RtcB family protein yields the protein MKIIRESPYIWRIKKYDNMKVDAIIFTDSKTINNSEYQEAINQLINVATLPGIVKAAYAMPDIHWGYGFPIGGVAAFDKDEGIISPGGVGFDINCGVRVMITPLNYKDIDIDIDKLIKEIYNEIPVGIGSRTKFKFSVKEMKNIIENGAYWAVSNNYGISEDLNNIEDSGKIIYADSKKISSEAIKRGSNELGTLGSGNHFIEIQKVEKIYDKEKAKEWGLFENQIVYTVHSGSRGLGHQVATDYIKIFRDNLKEWNKKIPDKQLINAPFNSQYGQDYFFAMNGAANFAFANRQVMGHQIRKIFKKIYNVNVKLLYDITHNIAKLEKHNINGKEMDLIVHRKGATRAYENQPVLIPGDMGTSSYILIGTAKSMKLAFGSSAHGAGRVLGRRQAKRRLNSSAVINELKEKNIHLIAKSKSTIVEEAPEVYKNIEDIVNIIEKIGISKKIAKLTPVGVVKG
- a CDS encoding damage-control phosphatase ARMT1 family protein — its product is MFAKYECIACVIEQIKSIINKNFKDYEEKEKFEIMNKISLEMLKYSTYGKKPIEMARIIYDNLSEYTGTTDYFKEEKKQSNETFLEVFDEMYIFLKDSEDPLKNAAKLSALGNVIDYGVKNSFGELEWELENILKTKDFVLDDFESFNETLENAKILLYIHDNAGEIVLDKLFIKIIKEKYPYLYVISAVRGAPVINDVTLEDAKEIGLDEVSSEIISSGSKIPGTLLSDVNQEFMIAYKQADVIISKGQGNFEGLSGEEENIYFVLMSKCPVVSRELGVKVGDLVFSRKNLFVK